AGCGAGGCCAAAAACACGCCGCTGTTCCCGCGTGCCTGCCCGGTACCAGTAATATTGGCCGGCACGCGCCACTCAAGGTGCAGCTGGTAATTGGTGAAGCTGCGCTTGGTTTCGATGTTGCCCGAAGCCTTGTTTACCGTCAGAATATCGCCCTTCACCAGCCAGTCGGCCGCTTTGGCGTGGTCGCTGGTCAGGGTCCACTGGTCGAGGTTTTTGCCATCAAACAGCACCAGCGCGTCCGAAGGAGCTTCCCCGCTGATTTTGCCGGGCGTTACCACCTTCGGCACCGGCGACCACACTTCCGTGTCTTCGGGCTTGCCGGCCTGCTGGGCGCGGCCTACCCCCACGCTGCCGAGCAAAGCCAGAGAAAAAAGAATAGCAAGCTTCATGGGCGGGATTTTTTAAGGTGAGAAAGGATGAGTGTATTCAGTTTGACAGGGCGCAAGCCCAAGTATCTATCATGGCTTGAGGCGCAACCTGCTCGCAATACAATAATAGCCGGTTTACACGTCGCACAACTGCACCGCCTGGCGAAGCGAGGCAATTTTATCGGTGTGCGTCGGAATAAATTCCTGCGCCACAAAGCCCTTAAAACCAGTGGCTTTGATAGCCCGCATAATGGCCGGATAATTTAATTCCTGGGTGTCATCAATTTCGTGGCGGCCCGGCACGCCGGCCGTGTGATAATGTGCGATGTAAGGGTGAAAATCGGTGATATTCCGAATAATATCGCCCTCGTCAATCTGCATATGATAAATATCAAACAGCAGCTTGAAATTTTCCGAATTTAATTTTTTAGCCAGTTCCACGCCCCACGAAGTGCGGTCGCATTGATAGTCCTTATGGTCAATCTTGCTGTTTAGCAACTCCATGACCAGCACCACCTTATGCTTGGCAGCTAGCGCCAGCAGCGGCGTTAATCCTTGCACGCAGTTGGCCCAGCCCTGCTCATCGGTTTTACCCCGGCGGCTGCCGCTAAAACAAATTAAATTGGTGTAGCCCGCCTGCGCCACCAGCGGAATCATTTCGGCATAATTCTTTTGCAGCGCCGCGTGAAATTGCGGGTCGTTAAAACCGTCAGTCAGATTTAATTCGGCCCCGTTACACATGGGCGAGTGCAGGCCGTATTT
The genomic region above belongs to Hymenobacter psoromatis and contains:
- a CDS encoding hydroxypyruvate isomerase family protein → MPTRPTRRTVLKNLLASTVAIGAAGALPAAAATPSQNPPLKNNIKQSVCRWCYGDLSLDQLCATAKSIGLQGIDLVGPKEWPTLKKYGLHSPMCNGAELNLTDGFNDPQFHAALQKNYAEMIPLVAQAGYTNLICFSGSRRGKTDEQGWANCVQGLTPLLALAAKHKVVLVMELLNSKIDHKDYQCDRTSWGVELAKKLNSENFKLLFDIYHMQIDEGDIIRNITDFHPYIAHYHTAGVPGRHEIDDTQELNYPAIMRAIKATGFKGFVAQEFIPTHTDKIASLRQAVQLCDV